A single genomic interval of Gammaproteobacteria bacterium harbors:
- a CDS encoding acyltransferase — protein MRKDLRPYWVKRIYLLYRSWYAEHFLRPCFEHLGRHGTYMKPWYVQVAGPNITLGDCATVIGDVDKRVSIAVWGRAPGQGRISIGNYALITPGVRISASDLIEIGDSCMIASGAYITDSDWHGIYDRIERNTEPRPIRIGNNVWIGDRATVLKGVTIGDNSIVGASAVVSHDVPANVVVAGNPARVVKQLDPDRPFVTRANFYADPHALDAESDRLDREFLRDNTLLNWLRSLLFPGIGD, from the coding sequence ATGCGCAAGGATCTCAGGCCTTATTGGGTAAAGCGGATATACCTGCTGTATCGCAGCTGGTATGCGGAGCATTTCCTGCGTCCGTGTTTCGAACACCTCGGCCGGCACGGTACCTACATGAAACCGTGGTATGTGCAGGTAGCGGGGCCGAACATCACGCTGGGAGATTGCGCAACCGTGATCGGAGATGTCGACAAGCGGGTGTCGATTGCCGTGTGGGGGCGCGCGCCGGGACAAGGGCGTATCAGCATCGGGAACTATGCGCTGATCACGCCAGGCGTGCGTATCAGCGCCAGCGACCTGATCGAGATCGGCGACAGCTGCATGATCGCGAGTGGCGCCTACATCACGGACTCCGACTGGCACGGCATCTACGATCGTATCGAGCGCAACACCGAGCCGCGTCCGATACGCATTGGCAACAATGTCTGGATTGGCGATCGCGCCACCGTCCTCAAGGGCGTGACCATAGGGGACAACAGCATCGTCGGCGCTTCCGCGGTGGTTTCGCACGATGTACCGGCGAATGTCGTGGTGGCCGGAAACCCGGCCCGCGTGGTCAAGCAGCTCGATCCCGATCGTCCGTTTGTGACCAGGGCCAATTTCTACGCTGATCCGCACGCACTCGATGCGGAGTCTGACAGGCTCGACCGGGAGTTTCTGCGCGATAACACGCTTCTCAATTGGTTGCGCTCGCTGCTGTTTCCGGGTATCGGGGACTAG
- a CDS encoding winged helix-turn-helix transcriptional regulator, translating into MARRPPTTLQLEQFLPYRLVSLAQGISTALSAIYREEFGISAAEWRVLANLAEMGELNPKEVALQTAMDKAKVSRAIKELSARRLVIKRRDDGDNRAYRLRLSDKGLVLYGKIVPLALSWEGRLLDALDASEYRDLLRIIDKLSRRIEAGVAIDDRGLSR; encoded by the coding sequence ATGGCCAGACGCCCCCCAACCACGTTGCAACTCGAGCAGTTCCTGCCCTATCGGCTGGTGAGTCTCGCGCAAGGGATCAGCACCGCGCTGTCGGCAATCTATCGCGAGGAGTTTGGCATCAGCGCTGCCGAATGGCGCGTGCTGGCCAATCTTGCCGAGATGGGCGAACTCAACCCCAAGGAAGTTGCGCTGCAGACCGCGATGGACAAGGCCAAGGTCTCGCGTGCCATCAAGGAACTCAGCGCCAGGCGCCTGGTGATCAAGCGTCGCGACGACGGTGATAACCGCGCCTACCGACTGCGGCTGAGCGACAAGGGTCTGGTGCTGTATGGCAAGATCGTGCCGCTGGCCCTGTCCTGGGAGGGACGATTGCTCGATGCGCTCGATGCCTCCGAGTACCGCGACCTGCTGCGGATCATCGACAAGTTGTCGCGCCGGATCGAGGCGGGTGTCGCCATCGACGACCGGGGCTTGTCGCGATAG
- the bioB gene encoding biotin synthase BioB, translated as MGNASDAGALRHDWSRQDAEALFALPFNDLLFRAHAVHRRFFDPQAVQVSTLLSIKTGACPEDCAYCPQSTRFDTGLDVEQLMEVERVLESARAARAAGASRFCMGAAWRSPKDRDLPLLGAMVRGVKALGLETCMTLGMIDAEQARELARAGLDYYNHNIDTSPEYYREIITTRNFQQRLDTLAHVREAGMKVCSGGIVGMGEAREDRAGMLHALATLPVHPESVPVNLLVRVAGTPLADAAGLDPLEFVRTIAVARILMPASHVRLSAGRENMSDELQALAFFAGANSIFHGAKLLTTSNPESQRDIELFQRLGLHPEHHAMVADDVAIPGTSALAEPRFYDAAAR; from the coding sequence ATGGGCAATGCAAGTGATGCGGGCGCACTGCGTCATGACTGGAGCCGACAGGACGCGGAGGCGTTGTTTGCGCTGCCATTCAACGATTTGCTGTTTCGGGCCCACGCTGTGCATCGCCGCTTCTTCGATCCGCAGGCGGTGCAGGTGAGCACCCTGCTTTCGATCAAGACCGGCGCATGCCCCGAGGACTGCGCCTATTGTCCGCAGAGCACGCGTTTCGATACCGGGCTCGATGTCGAGCAGTTGATGGAAGTCGAGAGGGTGCTGGAATCGGCGCGGGCGGCACGGGCTGCCGGCGCCTCGCGCTTTTGCATGGGCGCGGCATGGCGCTCCCCAAAGGACCGCGATCTGCCGCTGCTCGGCGCGATGGTGCGCGGCGTCAAGGCGCTTGGCCTGGAGACCTGCATGACACTCGGGATGATCGATGCGGAGCAGGCCCGCGAACTGGCTCGGGCGGGGCTCGACTACTACAACCACAATATCGACACCTCGCCCGAGTACTATCGGGAAATCATCACGACGCGCAATTTCCAGCAGCGGCTCGACACCCTGGCGCATGTGCGTGAAGCCGGAATGAAGGTCTGCAGTGGTGGCATAGTGGGAATGGGTGAGGCGCGCGAGGATCGGGCAGGAATGCTCCACGCGCTCGCGACCCTCCCGGTGCACCCCGAGAGCGTACCGGTAAACTTGCTGGTGCGGGTTGCCGGCACACCGCTGGCCGATGCCGCCGGGCTGGATCCGCTCGAGTTCGTGCGCACCATCGCGGTGGCGCGGATCCTGATGCCGGCCTCGCACGTGCGTTTGTCCGCCGGTCGTGAAAACATGAGCGACGAGCTGCAGGCGCTGGCTTTCTTTGCCGGAGCAAATTCGATTTTCCATGGCGCGAAGTTGCTGACCACGTCGAACCCGGAGAGTCAGCGGGATATCGAGCTGTTCCAGCGCCTCGGGCTTCACCCCGAACATCACGCCATGGTTGCCGATGATGTCGCGATTCCGGGAACGTCCGCGCTGGCGGAGCCGCGCTTCTACGATGCCGCGGCACGCTGA
- the bioF gene encoding 8-amino-7-oxononanoate synthase: protein MSAGGFATLPAEIAARRSAGLFRERRVLDSPVGPEMRLDGKPVLAFCSNDYLGLANDPRVIFALQEGAARYGAGSGASHLVCGHSRIHHELEEALAAFTGRERALLFSSGYAANIGVAGALLGKHDAIFQDRLNHASLIDGGLLCGARFQRFAHVDAADLERRLARSSARRSLVAVDGVFSMDGDEAPLGELATLSARYGAWLYVDDAHGFGVLGAAGGGSLEKQGLGQQQVPLLMATLGKSLGTAGAFVAGSKDAVEALVQHARTYIYTTAMPPAIAAAALASLGIAAEESWRRTHLARLVSRFRAGASALGLALLPSLTPIQPIVLGDSATALDWSARLLERGVLVTAIRPPTVPRDTARLRITLSAAHSATQVDRLLDALDAVRR from the coding sequence ATGAGCGCCGGCGGGTTCGCCACGCTGCCCGCGGAGATTGCCGCCAGACGCAGCGCGGGCCTGTTCCGCGAGCGACGGGTACTGGATTCGCCTGTCGGCCCCGAGATGCGTCTCGACGGCAAACCGGTCCTCGCATTCTGCAGCAATGATTACCTTGGGCTGGCCAATGATCCCCGGGTGATCTTCGCGCTGCAGGAGGGCGCCGCGCGTTACGGCGCCGGCAGTGGCGCTTCGCATCTGGTCTGCGGTCACAGCCGTATCCATCATGAGCTCGAAGAGGCGCTCGCGGCATTCACGGGACGCGAGCGGGCGTTGCTGTTCTCCAGCGGTTATGCCGCGAATATCGGTGTGGCAGGCGCGTTGCTTGGCAAGCACGATGCGATATTCCAGGATCGCCTGAACCACGCTTCGCTGATTGATGGCGGCTTGCTGTGCGGCGCGCGTTTCCAGCGCTTTGCGCATGTGGATGCCGCCGATCTGGAGCGCCGTCTTGCACGCAGTTCCGCGCGCCGCTCGCTGGTCGCCGTCGACGGCGTCTTCAGCATGGACGGTGACGAGGCACCACTGGGCGAACTTGCCACACTGAGCGCCCGCTACGGAGCCTGGCTCTACGTTGACGATGCGCACGGCTTCGGTGTGCTGGGAGCCGCGGGAGGCGGAAGCCTGGAAAAGCAGGGGCTCGGACAGCAGCAGGTGCCGCTGCTGATGGCTACGCTGGGCAAGAGCCTCGGTACGGCCGGTGCTTTCGTGGCTGGGAGCAAGGATGCCGTGGAGGCATTGGTGCAGCACGCACGCACCTATATCTACACCACGGCAATGCCGCCGGCGATTGCGGCCGCCGCTCTGGCCAGCCTCGGTATCGCAGCCGAGGAAAGCTGGCGACGCACGCATCTTGCACGCTTGGTGAGTCGTTTTCGTGCCGGAGCGAGCGCGCTCGGCCTGGCGCTTTTACCTTCCCTAACCCCGATCCAACCCATCGTGCTGGGCGATTCGGCAACCGCGCTCGATTGGTCGGCGCGGCTGCTCGAGCGCGGGGTCCTGGTCACTGCAATCAGGCCGCCCACGGTGCCGCGTGACACGGCGCGATTGCGTATTACGCTGAGCGCGGCGCACAGCGCGACCCAGGTCGATCGCTTGCTGGATGCGCTCGATGCGGTGCGCCGATGA
- the bioD gene encoding dethiobiotin synthase has protein sequence MTECYFVTGTDTGVGKTLVAAGMLLAAAAAGKRTVGLKPIASGAEQTADGLRNEDACLLASVMTETLAYEQINPVALGPAIAPHLALRESGLTLDVAGLAERCAPTLARACDFLVVEGAGGWRVPLNETQTLAELAQRFGFPVVLVVGMRLGCINHALLSAEAIRSDGLALAGWVANQIDPGQARATENFATLAAMLEAPCIARVPWSDGASAQFMAAHLDLDALRKGAGTLTRRAML, from the coding sequence ATGACTGAATGCTATTTCGTGACCGGCACGGATACCGGTGTCGGCAAGACCCTGGTGGCGGCGGGCATGCTGCTGGCGGCCGCCGCCGCTGGCAAGCGCACCGTCGGTCTCAAGCCGATTGCATCGGGCGCCGAGCAAACAGCAGACGGTTTGCGCAATGAGGATGCCTGCCTGCTTGCGTCGGTGATGACCGAAACGCTCGCTTACGAACAAATCAATCCGGTGGCGCTGGGACCGGCCATTGCACCACACCTCGCGCTGCGCGAATCCGGTCTGACTCTGGATGTTGCGGGCCTGGCCGAACGCTGCGCGCCGACGCTCGCGCGAGCCTGCGATTTCCTGGTGGTCGAGGGTGCGGGCGGGTGGCGGGTGCCGCTCAACGAAACCCAGACGCTGGCAGAGCTGGCGCAACGGTTTGGCTTTCCGGTGGTGCTGGTGGTCGGGATGCGACTGGGTTGCATCAATCATGCACTGCTCAGCGCCGAGGCGATCCGCTCGGATGGACTGGCTCTCGCGGGCTGGGTTGCCAACCAGATCGACCCTGGCCAAGCGCGCGCCACGGAGAATTTTGCCACGCTTGCCGCGATGCTCGAAGCCCCCTGCATCGCCCGGGTGCCGTGGTCGGATGGCGCATCGGCGCAGTTCATGGCGGCCCATCTCGACCTCGACGCGTTGCGCAAAGGCGCTGGCACCCTGACGCGGCGTGCTATGCTTTAG
- a CDS encoding flagellar biosynthesis protein FlgE: MATQPLLSTGLQGVREGLQRANDAATRIAGSGATGDLESITEAVVDLRVAELQVKASAKVIETAGQTLGTIIDVLA; the protein is encoded by the coding sequence ATGGCGACACAACCGCTGTTGAGTACTGGCCTGCAGGGCGTTCGCGAGGGTTTGCAGCGTGCGAACGATGCCGCAACCCGGATCGCCGGTTCCGGTGCCACCGGTGACCTGGAATCGATCACCGAGGCGGTGGTCGATCTGCGCGTGGCCGAATTGCAGGTCAAGGCTTCCGCCAAGGTCATCGAAACCGCAGGGCAGACGCTCGGCACCATCATCGATGTGCTGGCCTGA
- a CDS encoding DUF3094 family protein yields MDRPKLGPEDQRKVDAFTSSGIHSVERKPFRPLLLLLMVITVTTVMTLLAIFIERLYIP; encoded by the coding sequence ATGGACAGACCAAAACTCGGTCCTGAAGATCAGCGCAAGGTGGATGCGTTCACCAGCAGTGGCATCCATTCCGTAGAGCGCAAACCGTTTCGGCCGTTGCTGTTGCTGCTGATGGTGATTACCGTGACCACCGTAATGACGCTGCTCGCCATTTTCATCGAGCGTCTGTATATCCCCTGA
- the bioC gene encoding malonyl-ACP O-methyltransferase BioC, translated as MNCVPDKAVAGQVLHQAQVSAPDYVLLHGWGSNARVMGALAAELGGDCPVSVLDLPGFGAGAEQEFPVDPQSLIDWLRQRVPAGAVLVGWSLGGAIALLFAHAFPGHLRAVVTIATNPRFLRATDWPYAMDPIEFAAFRAAFACDRVTGFGRFAALQARGDQKSREVLRQLRSSAARNARSEDLLRALDLLATLDLRAVLAELDLPVLHILGERDALVPCAVGNECLRLQPHASVWLAQGVSHAPFLTRARAVGARILEFVHGRGEQDKAQQRNKADVARSFGRAAPGYEAAAHLQRMSGEALLDMLPANAPATVLDIGSGTGYFASALSGRYPAACTIGLDIAEPMVRAARAQHGGKLQGLCADAEQLPLADASVDVIFSNLALQWCEDLPGAMREISRVLACGGRAAICTLGADTLWELRAAWRTVDRSVHVNRFATTRAIADAATGAGLEVLVLHHCNHLVRYPDVRALARELRQLGAHNLNRGRRGGLSGRATWEQLHHAYQPFAGPAGIPATYQLVWMELKKAHD; from the coding sequence ATGAACTGCGTGCCTGACAAGGCTGTCGCCGGGCAGGTGTTGCACCAGGCGCAGGTGTCGGCACCGGATTATGTGCTGCTGCACGGCTGGGGCAGCAATGCGCGGGTGATGGGTGCGCTGGCTGCGGAGCTTGGCGGTGATTGTCCTGTCAGTGTGCTCGATCTGCCTGGTTTCGGGGCTGGAGCCGAGCAGGAGTTCCCCGTGGATCCGCAGTCGCTGATCGACTGGCTGCGCCAGCGGGTACCGGCAGGCGCCGTCCTGGTCGGATGGTCATTGGGCGGCGCGATCGCGCTGCTGTTTGCCCACGCCTTCCCCGGGCATCTGCGTGCAGTGGTGACCATCGCGACCAATCCTCGCTTTCTGCGGGCGACGGACTGGCCATACGCCATGGATCCCATCGAGTTCGCGGCGTTTCGCGCCGCCTTCGCGTGTGATCGGGTAACAGGCTTTGGCAGGTTCGCGGCATTGCAGGCCCGCGGTGACCAGAAGTCACGCGAAGTATTGCGCCAGTTGCGCAGTTCAGCCGCCCGCAATGCGCGGAGCGAGGATCTGCTGCGCGCGCTGGACCTGCTGGCAACACTGGATCTGCGCGCGGTGCTGGCTGAACTGGATTTACCGGTTCTGCATATCCTCGGCGAGCGCGATGCACTGGTTCCGTGCGCGGTGGGCAATGAGTGCCTGAGACTGCAGCCGCACGCGAGCGTGTGGCTGGCGCAAGGTGTGTCGCACGCGCCGTTCCTTACGCGCGCCAGGGCGGTCGGTGCGCGTATTCTCGAGTTCGTGCATGGCCGTGGAGAGCAGGACAAGGCGCAGCAGCGCAACAAGGCCGATGTTGCGCGTTCCTTTGGGCGTGCGGCGCCCGGTTACGAGGCGGCGGCTCATCTGCAGCGCATGAGCGGCGAGGCACTGCTGGACATGCTGCCTGCAAACGCGCCGGCCACGGTGCTCGATATCGGGAGCGGTACCGGCTATTTCGCTTCCGCGCTGAGCGGGCGATATCCGGCGGCCTGCACCATCGGTCTCGATATTGCGGAGCCAATGGTACGTGCGGCCCGTGCGCAGCATGGTGGAAAACTGCAGGGTTTGTGCGCGGATGCCGAGCAGTTGCCGCTCGCGGACGCATCGGTGGATGTGATTTTCTCCAATCTGGCATTGCAGTGGTGCGAGGATTTGCCTGGCGCAATGCGCGAGATATCGCGGGTGCTCGCGTGCGGCGGACGGGCCGCCATCTGTACCCTGGGTGCCGATACCCTGTGGGAACTGCGCGCCGCCTGGCGCACCGTGGACCGGAGCGTGCACGTCAATCGCTTTGCGACTACCCGGGCGATCGCCGATGCCGCAACCGGGGCCGGTCTGGAGGTGCTCGTATTGCACCATTGCAACCACTTGGTGCGCTACCCCGATGTGCGGGCATTGGCGCGCGAGTTGCGCCAGCTTGGAGCCCACAACCTGAATCGAGGACGTCGTGGCGGGTTGTCAGGGCGCGCCACCTGGGAACAGTTGCACCACGCCTACCAGCCTTTCGCCGGCCCGGCGGGTATTCCCGCGACCTATCAGCTGGTATGGATGGAGTTGAAAAAGGCGCATGACTGA
- the cysE gene encoding serine O-acetyltransferase, whose product MSGAKRVRSTKHGDPVWLSIRESTQRAARQEPMLASFLHATILNHDSLEASLSFHLAQNLDSPTAPALLVREVIEQAFASDPGIGSAIRCDLLAVQQRDSACPDHAVAFLFFKGFHALQSYRIAHWLWQQDRRPLALFLQNRMSCEFAVDIHPAAVIGRGILLDHATGVVIGETAVVGDNVSMMQSVTLGGTGKESGDRHPKVADGVLIGAGAKILGNIRIGEGAKVSAGSVVLANVPPHTTVAGIPARVVGKPCSESPSLDMNHALASDMENLAPHAAQEQ is encoded by the coding sequence ATGTCAGGTGCAAAACGGGTTCGATCGACGAAGCACGGGGATCCGGTGTGGTTGTCGATCCGCGAGTCGACGCAGCGTGCCGCCCGACAGGAACCGATGCTGGCGAGTTTTCTGCACGCGACCATTCTGAATCACGATTCACTCGAAGCATCGCTCAGTTTCCATCTTGCCCAGAATCTCGACAGCCCGACAGCGCCGGCGCTGCTGGTCCGCGAAGTCATCGAACAGGCATTCGCCAGCGATCCGGGCATCGGTTCCGCGATCCGTTGCGACCTGCTGGCGGTGCAACAGCGTGACTCCGCCTGCCCCGACCATGCGGTCGCGTTCCTGTTCTTCAAGGGTTTCCATGCCTTGCAGTCCTATCGCATCGCACACTGGCTGTGGCAGCAGGACCGCCGTCCGCTGGCGCTGTTTCTGCAAAACCGCATGTCCTGCGAGTTCGCGGTGGATATTCACCCCGCCGCCGTCATCGGACGCGGCATACTGCTCGATCACGCAACCGGCGTAGTCATCGGTGAAACTGCCGTGGTCGGCGACAATGTCTCGATGATGCAGTCGGTAACGCTCGGCGGCACCGGCAAGGAGAGCGGCGATCGTCACCCCAAGGTTGCCGATGGGGTGCTGATCGGTGCCGGCGCCAAGATTCTCGGCAATATCCGCATCGGCGAAGGCGCCAAGGTCAGTGCCGGAAGCGTGGTGCTCGCCAACGTCCCGCCGCACACCACGGTGGCCGGCATACCCGCTCGCGTTGTCGGCAAGCCGTGCAGCGAATCACCCTCGCTCGACATGAACCATGCGCTGGCATCCGATATGGAAAATCTCGCTCCGCACGCTGCGCAGGAGCAATGA
- a CDS encoding ComF family protein, producing the protein MVYEFGWVDRLLPGTCILCGTASGQPRDLCTPCANDLPWNEHGCPRCAMPLPDAQSAACGHCLSKAPHFAACVAALRYTYPVRQLISRFKFNADLASGRLLSQLLVQRLITLGAPAPGEFVLVPVPLHPRRRSERGFNQAERIARIVAHGLRQNLQAGLVERVRQTPDQKNLTAAARRANLRGAFRAGSCAGLRVALIDDVVTTGATADAISAAMLTAGAREVRVWCLARAI; encoded by the coding sequence ATGGTTTACGAGTTCGGCTGGGTCGATCGCCTGCTGCCAGGCACCTGCATCCTTTGTGGAACCGCTTCAGGGCAGCCGCGGGATCTTTGCACCCCCTGCGCCAACGACCTGCCGTGGAACGAACACGGTTGCCCACGCTGCGCGATGCCGCTGCCAGACGCGCAATCCGCTGCCTGTGGTCACTGCCTGAGCAAAGCGCCGCATTTTGCCGCCTGCGTGGCGGCACTTCGATATACCTACCCGGTGCGGCAGCTGATATCGCGTTTCAAGTTCAACGCGGACCTGGCGAGCGGTCGTCTTCTGTCACAACTGCTGGTGCAGCGCCTCATCACGCTGGGCGCCCCGGCGCCCGGAGAATTTGTCCTGGTGCCCGTGCCACTGCATCCACGCCGGCGCAGCGAGCGGGGTTTCAATCAGGCGGAACGCATTGCGCGGATCGTTGCCCACGGCCTGCGGCAGAATCTGCAGGCAGGATTGGTGGAACGGGTGCGGCAAACACCCGATCAGAAAAATCTGACCGCGGCTGCGCGACGCGCGAATCTGCGTGGCGCGTTTCGCGCCGGTTCCTGCGCGGGCTTGCGTGTGGCCCTGATCGACGACGTCGTTACTACCGGCGCGACCGCCGACGCCATCAGTGCCGCCATGCTCACCGCTGGCGCCCGCGAGGTCCGCGTCTGGTGCCTGGCTCGGGCGATCTAG
- a CDS encoding acyl-CoA dehydrogenase C-terminal domain-containing protein — protein sequence MLSYKAPLRDMRFVREELLDFPGLFESLPGCEEFTPDLIEAILGEAAKFCENVLAPLYRSGDEEGCTWSAEGVRTPAGFREAYQQYIAGGWAALSAPSEYGGQGLPGSMNLLVEDLFGTANWAWAMYPGLSHGAVRTLKAHGTEAQKSAYLGKLISGEWTGTMCLTEAHAGSDLGMLRTRAEPHADGSYRISGTKIFISAGEHDLVENIIHIVLARLPDAPPGTKGISLFIVPKRLPQADGTLGANSVSCGSIEHKMGINGSATCVMNFDEATGFLIGEPNRGLNHMFTFMNAARLGTALQGLAACELSYQGALAYARDRLQGRSLSGPKNPEGPADPLIVHPNIRRMLLTQKAFAEGSRAFLYLLCKQVDIIDRSPDAEARKQAEDLMALLTPIAKAFVTEVGYESANLGVQVLGGHGYVRDNGMEQIVRDTRIALLYEGTSAIQALDLLGRKIMGSGGELLRGFVGTVEQFCQDNAADKDLAPLVAALRATGKRLEGLTIQVADVAMKNPEEADAAAFEYLMFMGYYVLGYMWVLMARKALAKLADGAAEQAFYKAKIETARFYFQRILPRTESLALCVEAGASTLMSLAAEDFAA from the coding sequence ATGCTGTCCTACAAGGCCCCGCTTCGTGATATGCGCTTTGTCCGGGAAGAGCTTCTGGATTTCCCGGGTCTGTTCGAGTCGCTGCCCGGCTGCGAGGAATTCACCCCCGATCTGATCGAGGCCATACTTGGCGAGGCCGCGAAATTCTGCGAGAACGTGCTGGCGCCCCTGTACCGCAGCGGCGATGAGGAAGGGTGTACCTGGAGCGCGGAAGGTGTGCGCACTCCCGCGGGATTTCGCGAGGCCTATCAGCAATACATCGCTGGCGGCTGGGCTGCACTCAGTGCACCGTCCGAATACGGCGGACAGGGTCTTCCCGGTTCGATGAACCTGCTGGTCGAGGACCTGTTCGGCACCGCAAACTGGGCCTGGGCGATGTACCCCGGCCTGTCGCACGGCGCCGTGCGTACCCTGAAAGCCCACGGCACCGAGGCGCAGAAGAGCGCTTACCTGGGCAAGCTGATCAGTGGCGAGTGGACCGGAACGATGTGCCTCACCGAAGCACATGCGGGCAGCGATCTCGGCATGCTGCGTACCCGAGCGGAGCCACATGCGGATGGGTCCTACCGGATCAGCGGGACCAAGATATTCATCTCGGCCGGCGAGCATGACCTGGTCGAGAACATCATTCACATCGTGCTGGCGCGCCTGCCCGACGCTCCGCCCGGAACCAAGGGCATTTCCCTGTTCATCGTGCCCAAGCGATTGCCGCAGGCCGATGGCACCCTCGGCGCCAACAGCGTGAGTTGCGGTTCGATCGAACACAAGATGGGTATCAATGGCTCGGCTACCTGCGTGATGAATTTCGACGAGGCAACCGGTTTCCTTATCGGTGAGCCGAATCGTGGCCTCAATCATATGTTCACCTTCATGAACGCGGCGCGTCTCGGGACCGCGCTGCAGGGCCTGGCGGCATGCGAGTTGTCGTACCAGGGGGCGCTCGCTTACGCGCGCGATCGTTTGCAGGGCCGCTCGTTGTCAGGCCCCAAGAACCCCGAGGGTCCCGCCGACCCGCTGATCGTGCATCCGAATATCCGGCGCATGCTTCTGACGCAGAAGGCTTTTGCCGAGGGCAGCAGGGCGTTCCTGTATCTGTTGTGCAAGCAGGTCGATATCATCGATCGCTCGCCCGATGCGGAGGCTCGCAAGCAGGCCGAGGACCTGATGGCGCTGCTGACGCCAATTGCCAAGGCCTTTGTCACCGAGGTCGGGTATGAATCCGCGAATCTCGGTGTGCAGGTGCTTGGCGGGCATGGTTATGTGCGCGATAACGGCATGGAACAGATCGTGCGTGATACCCGTATCGCGCTGCTCTACGAGGGCACCAGCGCTATCCAGGCGCTTGACCTGCTCGGGCGCAAGATCATGGGCAGCGGCGGTGAGCTGTTGCGTGGATTCGTGGGCACGGTCGAGCAGTTCTGCCAGGACAACGCCGCGGACAAGGATCTCGCCCCGCTGGTGGCGGCACTGCGCGCAACCGGCAAGCGCCTCGAGGGACTGACTATCCAGGTCGCGGACGTGGCGATGAAAAACCCCGAGGAGGCCGATGCCGCCGCATTCGAGTACCTGATGTTCATGGGTTATTATGTGCTCGGTTATATGTGGGTGCTGATGGCACGGAAGGCGCTCGCCAAACTGGCCGATGGCGCCGCGGAACAGGCTTTCTACAAGGCCAAGATCGAAACGGCGCGGTTCTATTTCCAGCGCATCCTGCCGCGCACCGAGAGCCTGGCATTGTGCGTGGAGGCCGGCGCGTCCACCCTGATGAGTCTCGCAGCAGAGGATTTCGCGGCCTGA